The sequence below is a genomic window from Sebastes fasciatus isolate fSebFas1 chromosome 18, fSebFas1.pri, whole genome shotgun sequence.
GCAGGGCAGTCACGTCACATTGCTCTTTCCTGATGAAAGTTGTCCCTCTCTCACAGGGCAGACAAAGCTGCAATCACCCTCTTCGGCTAACTCCTTTGTTTTTTAACCTTGCTCTCTCCCATTTAGTCTGTCACTTGAAAAGTATTGTCCTTTCAAAAAGTAGACCACTAGCACTTGCATTATCAGCTCATACGGTAAATATGAGGTATTTAAGGTATTTAAATCTCTGTCCTATTCACAAGTCTATTAGAGAAAGATAATGAGTTGTTTGTGTCACTCTATGATCCAGTCAAAATAGAATATCACAGGATTTTTAGAGGGATCCTCAAAAGATACTCTGTTGTTCTATTATTTatcacaaataaatgtaaataaatgtgtcaaAGAAGTTGCGGAAAGTCACTAGTTTGTATGTGCACTGTTACCCTTCACACTTTTTGCAATCTGTCTGGCATTGATTCTACAAGTTTTTGTAGGTTTTGAGGATTCAGCtttatttcagcatatttttagAGCACCCAATAATGTGTTATGATGTTTGTGTGCCTCTttcccttttaaaatgttcccaGAAATTCACTCTTGGGTCTTGGGATGGTAATTTCTGTTGAGCAGTCTGTTAATTGGTCAGTCCACCACTCTGGTCCATACTGAAACATCcatgccatgaaatttggtaaagatatccatggtgcccagaggatggatgaatgtCTTTGGTCCGTCATCCAttgggtaaaaaaacaacagtccaCCACCATGTTTGACACCCACATCTGTGACACAACCTTTAGGAATGTGAAGCATGAGCAGTAGTGACAGACAGACTGTAAGATGACTAGACAGACTAAGATGTAATTTacttcatacagtatatggggGTTAACTGCAAcaattagatttgctcatgtataactaaaatcataaacCACTTACTGGATCATTTATACAGAAGTCTGTagataaaactatttaaatatttagtccaaatttgttggcatttagcctttcaaaaacaacattttcactgcagtcaaaaacctatttgctctcccgcttgatGCGCACAAACGGAGGCCCGCACCTGTATTAaaggggcggtctagcagcagtCTAACAGCAccagaaattacatttatttaaccacaataaccaaAAAGCTTTTTTGGCTCTAACACtaatataataaatgaatgatgtCATTATCAAAAGAAAGATCATATTATGCATCTACATTTGCTTGGCAAAACTGTCAAGATGCCATCACTTTAGTTATGTTGACGaattatattcattaaaaaagactcatttaatacactgaatcgcTTTTcatcaaattgaggattttgttcgaggatttgtaatttttttttacggtGATGACGTTGGGGGgaatcagcttttcttagatacaagtagaatagtttgggaaccactggtttgGAGGATGCATGTTCATATCTCAACTGTATATTAGGCTTAAATTGATGAGTGAatagtcacacacacaacacccaGCATACATACACTCAATCAACCTACCCATGCATGCCTTCCTTTTGTAAGGCACATACTCAGTGCCATGGTATACCAGGCACAGCAGAAATTAGCCCGAGACCCCTGAGGCAGTGAGCACATAACTTGCATAAGAATGAGCAGGCTTGGCTGGCGCCATCAGGTTTTAATTTGTGTCCGAAGACCTTACAAGGCTTATGTCAAGGACCTGTGTTTAGTAGGAAGCACTGTGCCCTTGTATCTTTCCTATTAATAGCTTTTTCAAATTAGTCTCTCAGACCTTGCATCCGTGTAGCCCTAACTATCATACACACTCACCTCTGCAATAACTCATATGATACAAAGAGACTTTACATCACTGTCTTGCAGGTGCATTGACTCTCATTCTGGTATTCAGGGGAGAGGAGGCCTGAAGGTTATATAGCCATTTTGTAATGAGTTTTTATTACTGTTGAACTGAACAAGAGTCAATTTATAAAATCAACATGGAACGACTACTAAAGTCTTCCAAGAATtctcatattttcattttactgtAATAGACTGAAATAGTCAAACTGCAAGTCATACAAGATAGACAATAAGAGAATGTTTTTTACACAACTTGTACAGATcaaattttctgtttttatatggTCCAATTGTTACATATTGAAACTGTCTATGGAAGTAACAACaatatcaatatactgtatgtataattCTTCAGTAGCAAAAAGGGACAGATGTTTCACCTACGACAAAGAAGTTTTTCAGGGATTTTAGAAGAGAGGTCATCTGATAACAGCAAGTCGAGACAGAGACTTTCACTGCAGTGTCACTCTGGGACATCACAGATCAACAGCGTCCTTCTGTCCTTTTACGTTTCACCTCCTCTGGTTGTTGACTTTATGCATGCTAATGAGCACTAAATGGAGTCTGCCTCAGACCGTAATGGTCAGGAAAATTAGTGCGACAAGAGGTCAATAAAACATCAATGCTacgagggagagagggggaaggtaggagaaagaaagagatgaaactTTTTGTCTGTTAAGTTCCAGACGAACCAAACCGACATTAAAGAATTAGCAGCAACAAAGGCCGACTGTCTTGGCCAAAaggttgcacttgaacacaccgcaaagactacagccaacggccaactaGCACATACGttcattcaacatgctgaacCGGCCAAAAACCTgtcaacacgggcagactagtgCCAacagtgcgggacacaccacaaaaactaggACGACACTGACGGCCAGGGTCTTCAGTGACCTGCTTTCCTCGGATCTGTCTGTAGGACAGTTTTCAAAAAATAACATTTGCTCAGGAGTAACTTGAAATTCTGTGCTCCTACCATCACACTGGcttgcagtctctctctctctctctctctctctctctacccatTTCCTTTTTTGCTTTCAGTATCTGAGGCTCTATTCAAACCCTTTAAACCATGTTATCCTACACTGAAACTATAGTGTAGTTGTAACAAATCAATGCATTCCTTTGTTCTGTATCTCTACTTTTCATCGTTTGTGCCTTTATTTAAACACTACTCTTGAAAAGCAGGTCCATTCTGATCCTGTGTTTTCTGATAATATTCACCTACACATTATCTTGCAAATTTGTAGTGGGTAGCCAGTCATTTCATGAATCTCAGAGGTTCAGCAATGATTAATGCATCCTTGTTTATTGCCCCCAGGGTGCTGCCACGTATTTGGCTGGGCAGCTGCCCTCGACAGGTGGAACATGTGACTATAAAGATGAAGCATGAATTGGGGATTACTGCAGTGATGAACTTCCAGACAGAGTGGGATGTGGTGAACAACTCCAATGGCTGCAGGCGCAACCCCGAGGAAGCCATGACCCCAGAGACCATGATGCATTTGTACAAAGACTGTGGCCTGGTGTATGTGTGGATACCCACACCTGACATGAGCACCGAGGGTAAGGAGAATTCTGTGGACATACAAGAATAaacacagtaataataatagtatttaGTCAAGACAGAGTGAGGGGACCAACACAGCTTGGAGCTGTTAGGCTGAATTCTCACCACAGCAGCGGCAAAGTGCGGCCTAcggcgagctgccatgcaatgtctatgaaaagctgtgGCGGCCGCTTCCGAGCTCAGCAAGCTGTGGCCGTTTAATTCTGCGACGAAGTGCGGCCAAACTAAAGTTGGGAATAGTTTAACTTTTAGCGGCGAAATGCAGCCAGAGAAtacccgcagccaatcagtaaacagatcctgtgacttctgtgacatgttgacctatgttacaaagaatttcttcccgctTGAAACACATGAATACTTCACCTcaccgctgcctggtgtgaatttggcgttAGGGGCTCAACATCTTAGTGTTGCATACAGTTCAGTGCAGTCATGAGTCTGGGTCGTCCGACTGAAAAGCTCTAACTTTACTCAATATGCCAGCCTTCAGCGTGCTGTTTCTGCACCTTAAAAAGCTAATTGAAGgttccattcaaatatttaaaggtCAGACAATCAGCAAGGATGAATTCTTTTAGTTGGCTTCTCAAACTAGATGAATGCAAGAAATAAACTTCAAAGGATGTGTGATGATTCGTGGAATTATAGCCAACCATGACCATTAATCACCTTCCAAGGTTTCCTTTAATCAGAATTTTACGTATGTAAAATGTGTTGTGTCAGTCACAAAAGAAGAGCTATTTTTGCTTCCACGGTGAATTTAAGCAGAGAAATAATTCCCTTGGTAAAAGGGACAACACATGTACCTGTCGATACTTGCATTTTATTCCTGACAGTGTGATATTTTGCAAGGATTGTGATAAATGTACTTTTTAAGTATGCATGGGGTGCCTTGAGGCAAACAACTGCCGACAGTCCTTTAGGGTGTATTTAAATTTCTTCTCCAAAGGTGATACAAAATTAATCCATACAGGTCACAATATGTTAAAGGATAAGTCTAATGATATTCTATTGTCTATCGATTGTGAACCAATCATTAAAAAAGACCAAATCCAAGTATTGTCAGTGTACCCAAAGCCTGAtttatctttttcctctgtgctGTAGACCTCCATtgatgacaaaaaaatactaaaaacacACCAATAAGCCATGCATACACCTTCCTGATTATGTAAATACCGAATGTGTATTAAttcacagctgaaaatagtccccaaccaATTCATGATTTACTTCTATTTGAGTAATGtttgttaaaaactacagtgcccaggaATTTACTGagccttttaaaaaaagaaaagcatacACTTTTGATTGAATTAGTAGTAGGAATTAATGAGCTTAGTGGCTGAGTGCCACAAACACAGTAGGGAAATGTCAAAGTATGACAGACTAACTCATTGTtaattttggtcttttcatgggatttattgagATGAGAAAAATGTAGAATATCGCAAGCCTCCTCTTTTAAGTGTATTGTGTGTTATTGTCTTCTCCTGCAGGTCGGATCAGGATGATTCCCCAGGCTGTGTTCTTGCTTCATGGTCTCTTAGAGAATGGTCACACCGTCTATGTTCACTGTAACGCTGGAGTAGGCAGGTCGACGGCAGCTGTGTGTGGTCTGCTCATGTACGTCCTTGGCTGGAGCCTGAGGAAGGTGCAGTACTTTGTTGCAGCCAGGAGGCCGGCAGTGTACATAGATGAGGAGGCTTTAGTCCAGGCTCAGGCAGACTTCAACCAGAAGTTTGGACAACTGCGATCATCCATCTCTTACCCAGACATGTGAGAACTGAGTGTCCTTATAGGTCTAAAGTCTTCAAAATGGAAAGCTCTACTGGACTGCACTCTTGGAAACTAAAATTATTTGACAAAGTGTCAAAAATATACTGCATAGTCAGCGTGAAAGGTGCCAGAAAATGAAATAACCTATAGCAAGAAAATTAACTAATTTCCACTTAAATCTAATGTAAGTAAACGACCCACTTCAGCTGAGTGGCTTTCGAAATCTGGTTGATCCCCAAGTATCTAGAGAGAGTTCTGCTGGCTGACAGCACAGATGTTCCAAGCAATTAATCCTACTGTGATGTGTTAGCTTGTAACTTCAGGAATTACCCTCTGCCATTTAGCACCTACAGTTGCAAATTGTGCACTTGGAGTCAGCTTCAGTAGTTGTTTTCAGTAAATGTCTGCAGGGGTTTTTGGAAAGACCTTTTCTTTTTGCCTATTTTGTATTGATTAATACAGAGAAGGCAACTTTATGCTGATGTTTTGAACAGCAATAAATGAGAATgaataacagcaaaaaaaagaaaatcattatACTACCTACTACCTATACCGCTGTTTGCTTTCATCCAACAAGCCATGCTCCTCAGTAAAGGAGCTATTGCATGGTTGTGTATCACTTTAGAGAATCCCCTTTTTAATTCAGAAACGATAATTATctccttgttttcttttttgggaAAGAGGTCTTAACGGTGCATGAAAATGGCACTCCTTGCCAAAGCAACAAATTGATtccaaaaaccaaaataatgacaatgcctctccctctctatcAGAGAGGTATTCAGCTCCCAGACATTGAAGAATACAGCCCCGCCCCATCTCTCTCAGAGAGCTTGATAGCatttcatctttatttattaatccgACAGATGCTATTCTGACCCATCTCCTAAATAACGAAAACAACATCCCTGCCAGACCATTttaatgcataaataataaGACATTATTGGAATACTGTTTGTCAATTTTGAACATCTGCCTAGACTCCTATTGAGGATATATTGCTTTTTCAAAatagtgtttttgttacctgtCCCTGATTTAAGAAAGTTAGTAGATTAGACTTTTCCCCTCAAGCACAAGCCATTACCTTTTAGTAGATTCTTCAGAAAACAGCACCTTATGAGGTTGTCAATGAGGACGGGTTGGTGGATTGAACCATACACGTGCGCTAGGGAAGCAAATCAttgtgaaaatgttctaaaaataTTCACAAAAACTGAATATGAAATGAGTGACAtgcttttcttcctttttttgaaTAGGCAGAGTGTTTACTGGTTTGAGGAAAAGTATGTCTGTGTATACAGTACTGTTTGTGCATGAGTGCTGGGGTTTGTCACTTAATGGATGCCCATGTAATTGGTAAATAAGTTGCATTTATTCCACTGGGTTATAGCCAGTGATTGATGTTAAAAAGTATTTGTAGTCCACATGATTTCCAGGATCTGCCAATCACCTACACCGGTTTCCCCGAATCTTTGCATTTACATAAGAGAAAGCATTAGAGAGCATTTGCAACTGTCAAAGAGATGTTTTTCTTGTTGTGCAGATGAAATCACAAATATCTCTAAAGTACCATTTAATCCAGAATGTGCCGAGAAGATACACTGTGTACACCTGTGTTGAGCCTATTGTTTTGGCTTGCAATGTCCCTGCAAGTCATCAGCTTGTTTTTATCCCAACTGCTCCTTATTTTACAAACACAGTTATTCTGTTGATTTAAAGCATCACAGACCCATTCTTTAAATTTGcttctgatcaaatatgaatcaatattatgttactgtaatgtctatttctcacctcaaatgttttcagaaacatcttgtagtgtactgtttagctgtaaaatgagaaactttACTCCGacctttgctttgttttgtctcGACTTTtctcaacatggtggccgggtcacaaactctcattttacagcgaaACAGTACACCAAAATATGTCTCTGAAAACATTAgtggcgagaaatagacataacaacagaatattgattcatatttcatcagcgctgcctagtttgacagtttgatcggagttcgccagCTGCCCAGAAAATCCTCGGCTCCAGGACGGCTGTGATTGGGTTTTTTTAGATTCGGGCGCGTTAGAAACTTTCAAATACCATTAGGTAttaggaggcagaggaacatgatttttttcacagattatctgtctcatctAATACTGTCAgcatatagtgacagttttataaaaaaaaatactttttatcatatttgttcAAAGTGACTGATTTCTGCTTTAATGGATCCATCAACTGAGAcacaccatttaaaaaaaaaaactataatgaaatgaaataaaacatttggagGAACAACCTTTTAGTGAATGGTTCAATCCCACCATTTAAGCAGAGGTGGACAGCAAAAATCCAGTCAGTATCTGACTAAACTGCCATTAATTAAGGTGAAGATTATACTTAAACAAATATATTGGAATAGTATGCATGTCCTGTATATAAAGTACCCAAATTAACTACATAAGATGgtgtatatactatactatatggTAAATGCAGACACAATTACTTTAACCTTGTATTGGTCCAAAGAATGCAGTTCTGATCCTTCAAATCCTTGTCAATTTGCATCTATTGTATAAAATAGGAACACACAAAATAGACTGACCTGCTGAATTGAG
It includes:
- the epm2a gene encoding laforin; translated protein: MLFRFGVILTAESSDVEVFVLGSRVEMGQWDPSGAVPMKTTHKLLSTHEPSLWIGDVQLAEPVKDTLWFKFVKRVSGTYIWEGSGPSHDRCCSYDESNVVDGVYCHPIGHWIEETGHTDEMKHTTNFYFSVAGQKAIHFSRVLPRIWLGSCPRQVEHVTIKMKHELGITAVMNFQTEWDVVNNSNGCRRNPEEAMTPETMMHLYKDCGLVYVWIPTPDMSTEGRIRMIPQAVFLLHGLLENGHTVYVHCNAGVGRSTAAVCGLLMYVLGWSLRKVQYFVAARRPAVYIDEEALVQAQADFNQKFGQLRSSISYPDM